Proteins encoded together in one Plutella xylostella chromosome 17, ilPluXylo3.1, whole genome shotgun sequence window:
- the LOC119693625 gene encoding uncharacterized protein LOC119693625, whose protein sequence is MNYVAQKCERGVNVLRSLSGVWWGAHPYSQKLLYNAIVRSHFDYASFILDPCNKAALEKIDKVQYKCLRIVSGAMKSTPTNALQVECVDPPLPLRRQYLCDRFFLGVWQSESHPLLSKLDTLKRLCNAQENHGLSFLLKSYIFATNLPHPTIKFNTNPLFSVPYDALVFQPNVVMDLGIVKNSPGAEKTLTHKLQSEWPGWLPVFTDASKFSDKSNVGLAVWLPKYKITLNFKLPPESSVFTGEATAILEALLYTESHKLNKTIILSDSSSCLHSIISFPFKSKSKFPIILQIRQTLFRCKTQGIEVAIAWIPGHSGIIGNECADSFAKDAISLGLDTHYQNFAHDLASLAGPRLDNSWKESWDASRNIKGINLVNISKSPP, encoded by the exons ATGAACTACGTGGCTCAGAAGTGCGAGAGGGGTGTCAACGTCCTCAGGTCACTGTCGGGTGTTTGGTGGGGCGCACATCCATACTCTCAGAAGCTACTGTACAACGCCATTGTTCGAAGTCACTTTGATTATGCCTCATTTATCCTGGACCCCTGCAATAAGGCTGCACTAGAAAAAATCGATAAGGTTCAGTACAAGTGTCTTCGAATAGTGTCGGGTGCAATGAAATCTACCCCCACCAATGCCCTTCAGGTTGAGTGTGTCGACCCCCCTCTCCCGCTGCGGAGACAGTACTTGTGTGATCGGTTTTTCCTCGGAGTCTGGCAGTCAGAGTCCCATCCTTTACTGTCCAAGCTTGATACCCTTAAGCGGCTATGTAATGCTCAAGAAAACCATGGCCTTTCCTTCCTTCTGAAATCTTATATTTTTGCTACTAACCTTCCACATCctacaattaaatttaacacgAACCCTTTGTTTAGTGTTCCCTATGATGCCTTGGTTTTTCAGCCCAATGTTGTTATGGACTTGGGCATTGTGAAAAACTCTCCGGGGGCAGAGAAAACATTGACTCATAAACTTCAGTCAGAGTGGCCTGGTTGGCTTCCAGTCTTCACAGATGCCTCAAAATTTTCAGATAAGAGCAATGTTGGTCTAGCTGTCTGGCTtcctaaatacaaaattaccCTCAATTTCAAACTCCCCCCTGAATCCTCGGTCTTCACGGGCGAGGCTACCGCTATTCTTGAGGCACTTCTCTACACTGAGTCTCacaaactaaataaaactattatcCTATCAGACTCTTCAAGTTGCTTACATTCTATTATTTCATTCCcatttaaatctaaatctaaatttcCTATCATTCTTCAAATTAGACAAACTCTCTTCCGTTGCAAGACTCAGGGTATTGAGGTGGCTATTGCCTGGATACCTGGCCACAGTGGCATCATTGGTAATGAGTGTGCAGATTCCTTCGCTAAGGATGCCATTAGCTTGGGCCTGGATACTCATTACCAAAATTTTGCCCACGACCTTGCCTCGCTCGCAGGACCGAGGCTTGATAATTCCTGGAAAGAGTCCTGGGACGCATCCAGGAATATTAAAG GTATTAATCTTGTAAATATCTCTAAATCACCACCGTAA